The genome window CCCGCCGCGTGGCGACCACCCCGTGCACGGCCACTTCTGGGTGCCCATCGACGACGAGAACTGCTGGGTCTTCACGTTCGACTATCACCCGGTACGCGCGCTCACGCCCGATGAGGTCCAGGCGATGAAGGACGGACACGGCGTGCACAACGAATACGAGCCCGGAAGCTTCCGTCCGCTGCAGAACAAGGACAACGACTACCTGATGGATCGTGAGGCGCAGAAGCGCGGCGACACGTTCTCCGGGGTCAAGGGCATCGCGATGCAGGATGCCTCGTTGCAGGAGAGCATGGGGCCGATCGTCGATCGCACCAAGGAACGCCTGGTGTCCACGGATACGGGCATCATCAAGGCCCGCCAGAAGTTGCGCCGCGCCGCCGAGGCGCTACGTGATCACGGCACGACGCCGCCCGGGGTGGATCCCGCACATCACCAGATTCGATCCGTGGCGATCGTCCTTCCCGAGGACCAGCCATTCATCGAGGGCAGCCGCGAAGACCTCAGGGTCCGACCGGGTGTTCGCCAGACGTCGGTGTGAACATGCGCAACCCGACACTGCTCAACAGTTGCGCCCGGGCGGCGACGGCCGCCGAGGCCCGGTTCCGTATCAACGGACCGGAGCCGGCGCCCCGCGCGACGCGTGTCATCGCGCTCGATCCGGGCGCCGCGGCTCTCGTCGCCGCGACAGCCGAGGATCGTCCCTGGCACGGCGCCCACTTCCTGACGTACGAGTCCTCACTGCCGATGGGTGAGGGCCAGGAACTCACCGTCGACGCGGTGGTGCGGGGGCGGACGACGGTGGACGCGGTTCTGCGAACCGCTGACGGCCGCGAGTCGCGGCTCAGCGACGAACTCGACGGTGCGGACGTGGCCGTCATGATCGCGACAGCGGACGACCATGCCGAGGCCGCCTTGATGATCGGTGCCGCCTGCGCGCGACGCGGCATCATGACGGCCGGGCTCGTCGTCCCGAACGGCAACGGTGAAGCCGGCCGGATCGACCGCACGGTCTCGATGCTGCGGCCGTACGCCATGGTGCTGCTCGTCTCCAACGACAAGGACGACCTGCCGGAGGTGCTGGCCGCCTTGCGCGCCTGAGTCATGCCCGCCCACGGCCGTCTTCCGAAGAAGTGAGTGACATGAGTTCCGAGGACCGGATCACCCTGCCTGCCGTGCAGCAGATGAAGCGCGATGGCCGCAAGGCGGTGTGTGCGGTGGCCTGGGACTACCAGATCGCCCGGATCGTCGATCGCGCGGGGGTCGACATCGTGTCGGTCGGCGACACGGTGGGCGTGAATCTCTGGGGACAGGCCAATCCCCTCGAGATCACCATGGAGCAACTGCTCGTGGTGGCCCAGGCGGTCCGTCGCGGCGTCTCGCGGGCACTGGTGAGCTGTGACTTTCCTTTCGGTCCCCTCCAGGAGGGCCCGGACGCGGCCGTGCGGGCCGCCATCCGGCTCGTGAAGGAGGCCGGCGTGGACATCGTGAAACTCGATGGTGCGGCCGAGTTTCCCGAAGCGGTCGAAGCCATCGATCGCGCGGGGATACCCGTGTTCGCCCAGTTCGGCATTACGCCGCAGACCGCCCTGCGCCATGGCATCGACTACCAGGCGGCCGCCGACGTCCAGGTCCCGCCCGAGATGACCGAGGAGATGGTCGCCCAGGCCCGGATGCTCGAGGAGGCGGGTGCGTCGCTGCTCAATTTCACCAACTCCGGACCGGTCGTCGGCCCTGAGGTGGTGGCTGCGGTCTCCATCCCCGTCCTCGGCGGCTTCGGCGGGGGGCCCTGGCTCGACGGACGTATCCGGATGGCTCATGCCGCCATCGGGTACGCCGCGAAGAATCTTGATTCGCCGGCGGACACCTATGCCAACGTGGCACAGATCACGTACGAGGCGATCCAGGCCTACGCCGCGGATGTCCGCGCGGGACGCCAGATCAAGGGCGGCATTCCCGTAACGCCGCCGCAGTAATCGCTCCGCAGCGAAGGGACAGCTCGTGCCGACGGTCACCATCGACGGAATCCAGACCGAGTACCGGTTGGTCGGAGAAGGCCCCCCGCTGCTGATGTTCTCGCCGGGGGGCTTCAACGCGGTGGCCGACAACTGGTCAGATCTCGGGGTGTACCGCCGGATTCGACTGCTCGACGAGTTGCCGCGCCGCCACACCTGCATCCTCTTCGATCGTCGCGAGTCCGGCCGCTCCGGCGGACGGGTCGAACGCCTCACCTGGGCGCACTACGTCGAGCAGGGGCGCGGCCTGCTCGACCACCTCGACATCGAACGCGCCCACCTGATGGGAGGCTGTGTCGGCTGCTCGGTCGTGGCGTCCTTCGCGGTCGCCTATCCCGCTCGGGTCGCCAGCATGGTCCTGTACTCCCCGGCGGGGGG of Egicoccus sp. AB-alg6-2 contains these proteins:
- a CDS encoding 3-methyl-2-oxobutanoate hydroxymethyltransferase codes for the protein MRNPTLLNSCARAATAAEARFRINGPEPAPRATRVIALDPGAAALVAATAEDRPWHGAHFLTYESSLPMGEGQELTVDAVVRGRTTVDAVLRTADGRESRLSDELDGADVAVMIATADDHAEAALMIGAACARRGIMTAGLVVPNGNGEAGRIDRTVSMLRPYAMVLLVSNDKDDLPEVLAALRA
- a CDS encoding 3-methyl-2-oxobutanoate hydroxymethyltransferase, whose protein sequence is MSSEDRITLPAVQQMKRDGRKAVCAVAWDYQIARIVDRAGVDIVSVGDTVGVNLWGQANPLEITMEQLLVVAQAVRRGVSRALVSCDFPFGPLQEGPDAAVRAAIRLVKEAGVDIVKLDGAAEFPEAVEAIDRAGIPVFAQFGITPQTALRHGIDYQAAADVQVPPEMTEEMVAQARMLEEAGASLLNFTNSGPVVGPEVVAAVSIPVLGGFGGGPWLDGRIRMAHAAIGYAAKNLDSPADTYANVAQITYEAIQAYAADVRAGRQIKGGIPVTPPQ